From the Alternaria dauci strain A2016 chromosome 2, whole genome shotgun sequence genome, one window contains:
- a CDS encoding 60S ribosomal protein eL18, whose translation MFETGTATQHEAFERREIDENTEVPKSTNPYVRLLVRLYKFLARRTDANFNKTVLRRLMMSKTNRPPVSVSKIVANAANKHSAKEHEGKTVVVVGTVTDDNRMLEVPKLSVAALRFTASARARIEKAGGECLTIDEVATRFPTGSNTLLLRGPKNSREAFKHFGFGPHSHKKPYVESKGRKFERARGRRRSRGFKV comes from the exons ATGTTCGAGACGGGCACCGCA ACGCAACATGAAGCCTTCGAGAGAAGAGAGATTGACGAGAATACAGAGGTCCCCAAGTCCACCAACCCCTACGTCAGGCTGTTGGTGCGTCTGTACAAGTTCCTGGCTC GCCGTACCGATGCCAACTTCAACAAGACCGTCCTGCGACGCCTCATGATGTCGAAGACCAACCGTCCC CCGGTCTCCGTCTCCAAGATCGTCGCCAACGCTGCCAACAAGCACTCCGCCAAGGAGCACGAGGGCAAGACCGTCGTTGTT GTCGGCACCGTCACTGACGACAACCGCATGCTCGAGGTCCCCAAGCTCTCCGTTGCGGCTCTCCGCTTCACCGCCTCTGCCCGCGCCCGCATCGAGAAGGCCGGTGGTGAGTGCCTCACCATCGACGAGGTCGCTACCCGCTTCCCCACTGGATCCAACACCCTCCTTCTCCGTGGACCCAAGAACTCCCGTGAGGCCTTCAAGCACTTCGGCTTCGGTCCCCACTCCCACAAGAAGCCTTACGTCGAGAGCAAGGGCCGCAAGTTCGAGCGTGCCCGTGGACGCAGACGGTCGCGTGGTTTCAAGGTTTAA